TCAGATGATCTGGTGGTCCATACAACAACTCAAGGCACGCAAGCCGGAGTCGCGCATTGCGGCAGCCGAGAAGCTGGCCGCCTCGGAGAAGCCCGAGGCCATCGAGGCGTTGGCGGAAGCGGCCAATGACTCGGAGGCATCTGTACGGCAGGCCATCACGGTAGCGTTGGGCCGATTCAAGGATGAGCGGGTCGTTATACCGCTGACGGGTTTGCTCAACGACATGGCACCCGAAGTACGCGCAGCAGCAGCCACCGCCTTGGGTGACATCGACGCGAAGTGCGCCGAAAAGCCTCTCATCTCATCCCTCAAAGACCAAAACGACAAGGTACGCCAAGCTGCGGCCAAAGCCCTGGATAAACTGGGATGGCAGCCTCAGTCATCCGAGGAGCGCGCGGTGCACTCCATCGCGATTGGGCGCTACATGCAAGCGGCACAGGAGGGCGAAACCGCCTTCTTTCCGCTGGTATCCGTTTTAAAGGGGGACACCTACCATCAACGCAAAGCAGCCATCGAGGCGCTCTCACGGCTGGATGACAGCCGTTCGCTGCGTCCCTTGATCTCCGCGCTCAAGGATTCAGACAGCCATGTGCGGGTTTCGGCCATCGAGGCGATCGGGAGACAGGCCAGTCCGGAAGCGATCGACGCCCTGATCGTGGCTTTAAAGGACGAGTTCCCACCGGCGCGCACTGCAGCCGCGGAAGCGCTCGGCCGGAGCGGTGGAGCCAAGGCCCTCGTTCCACTCACCGTCGCTCTTCGGGATAAGTCCTGGGATGTGCGGCGCGCGTCAGTGGAAGCGCTTGGACGCCTGGGAGATGCTCGGGCTCTGGAGCCGCTGGTGGCTCTGTTCAAAGACAAGGATCCAGATGTCCGAATGGCAACCGTCCGCGCCTTGAGCACGCTGAAAGACCCACGCGCCATACCGGCTTTGATTGTGACCCTGACCGACGACCAGAGGCAGGTCCGGGAGGCCGCTCTAGACGCCCTGCAACGTCTCGATCCGCAATGGGATCGCAGCGATGCGGCACAACAGGTTGTTCCCGAACTCGAGAACGCCCACCGAAGCCGCGAGTACTGGGTCCGCCAAGCGGCCTCGGATGTTTTGGCGCGTATCGCGCAAGCCCGCAGCGACAGTCAGGCGCTCGAGGGCGAACCGAATGCAGTGCTCGTGGAGGCTCCGGTTGTGGTTCAGTTGCTGGCGGGGCTGCTTCGAGACGGGGACCGCGATTTCAGGCTGGCCGCAGCGGAAGCCTTGGGGAGATTGGGCGATCACCGAACCTCCAAGGTGCTGGAGGAGGCGCGCGAGGACATTGATCCCTGGGTGAAACACGCAGCGGATAGAGCCTACGAGGAAGTGCAGGAGCGGGGCCGAGCACGGGCGGAGCGTTAGACTTAAGAAGTAGAGAAAACCCACTGATTGATTGATATGAAACGACGCCTCCTTCTGCTGGGAGATGGTCCCAGAGGGCTTCAAAACCTGAAGAGCCTCGCCTCGGGCTTGGGCCCAAGCTGGGAGGTGGTGGGCTCGGCAAGCCTGCCCGAAGCGCAGGCTCACCTGGGCCAAGGTTCATTTGACGCCATCGTCACCGAAGTCCGGATCGCTGGAGCCAGTGGCCTGCAGTTCCTGAATCAGGTCACCGAACTCCACCCACGAACGCAACGATTTTTGCTGGCGGACCTTTCCGACAAGCAGGCGGTAACCAAATGCGTAGGCACCTCCCACCACTACCTCGCCACACCCTGCGACCCCCAGACACTGAGAGCGGCTCTGGACCGTGCTTCTAGTCTGGAGGTTTGGCTCACCAATGAACGCGTCAAGAAGTTCATCGGCCAGATGCAGAAGCTGCCCAGCATTCCCTCACTCTATTTTCAGGTGGTCAAGGAGCTGCAGTCGCCCACGTCCTCGCTGGAGACCATCGGCAACTTAATCGCGAAGGATCTGGTGATGACCGCCAAATTGCTTCAGCTGATCAACTCCGCCGTATTCGGGCTCCGACGGCAGATCGCCAATCCCACGGAAGCAGTGCTGTGCCTAGGGGCGGAGACCACGAAGTCCGTCCTGCTCCTGGCGCATACCTTTTCCTATTTCGACAAAATCAAATCGAGTTCATTTTCCGTGGATAGTCTGTGGGAGCACGCCCTCTCAACAGGATCTACCGCCCGCCTCATCGCCCAGCACAGCGGTGCCTCGCCGGAGACTGTCGAGGAAGCGTTCACCGCGGGGCTGCTGCACGACATCGGAAAGCTCGTCATCGCGTGCAACCTCACGACCGATTACATCAAGGTCATTCATGCCGCCCACCACGAGAAAAAGGCGATTTGGCTGATGGAGGAAGCGACCTTCTCCCTTACTCACGCCGAGGTGGGAGCCTGCGTGCTAGGGATTTGGGGCTTACCAGTGTCGATTGTTGAAGCGGTGGCGTTGCATCACTATCCAAGCCGATTTCTCAGCAAGAGCTTCTCGGCTCTGACCGCGGTTCATGTGGCCAACGCATGGGATCAGGAACTAAGAGCCAAAGGAAAAGTGGAGAGCCAGATGCTACCCGAAGTCGATGTGGCTTACCTCCAGGAACTTGGTTTAGCCGACCAGCTTCCTCTTTGGCGCGAGGCATGCAAGATGCCTCCCATTAAAGAAAAGAACGAGGCAGAACGGCAAACGGAAGTGATTCCAGCGGGCGCCATCGCCGCTTGAGCCTAAAAGAATCTGAGCAAGAAAATGCCCCCTATTGCTGCCAATAAACGACGGGTCCTGTTTGTAGATGACGAGATTCCCTTCCTGGAGATCATCGGCGAAGCCATGCAGGCTTATAGCCGTGGCGCTTGGCAGATTGAGCTGGCGAGCAATACTAGCAAGGCCTTGACCATCCTGCAGAGCGGGCCCGTGCATCTGGTTGTAGTGGACATTCAGATGCCGGTCGTGGACGGCATCCAGTTCTTGAAGCTGCTCAAGCGGAAGTATCCGAGCATTCCGCGCGTCATCCTGACCGGTCATCTGGAGCCGGATCACCAGGCCGCCTGTCAATCACATGGGGCGGAACTCATCCTGGAGAAACCGGGAACTCCGGAAGGACTTGAAGTGGTGCATTCCGCGCTCGATGAGCTGGCGCAATGGCAACCGGAAAGCGGCTTTCAAGGGGTACTCAAGAAAGTAGGCCTCCAGGACGTGCTTCAGATGGAGTGCTTAGCGAGGAGCTCGCTGATCCTGGAGATCTCCGCCAACGGAGAAACCGGACAGATCTTCATCGAACAGGGGGCGATCGTCCACTCCCAGGTAGGGGATCTGAAGGGCGAACCGGCGTTTAATCAGCTTTTGGGGCTATCGGGAGGGCAGTTTAATCTAAAGCCGTTCAGTGAACCCCCCGAGCGCACCATCTCCGGATCGTGGGAGTTCCTCCTCATGGAGGCGGCGCGGATGAAGGACGAGATCCTTAATGCAGAAGCTGAACAAGCGGAAGCGGCCAGGGTGGCGGAGCTCCCGCCCGCGGGGGACCGAACACCCAGCGCCCAGACTCAATCCGCCACCGAATCTTCCACCGACTTTATCGTAGTCTCCGAAGGCGCGACCGAAACTGAGATCTTGTCGCAAATGACCGCGGCCGGGTTGACGGGGCTGGCCATGTCCGACACCTCATTTGGCACCGAGTCTTTCGTACAGGACAGCGTTCCCCCCGAAGCCACACCGCCAGCTCCGCCGAGGATTGAAGAGTTTGTCATCACGACCGGACGAGGCGAGGTGATTCACGATTTCCAGTGCGACCGGCCCGA
The Verrucomicrobiales bacterium genome window above contains:
- a CDS encoding HEAT repeat domain-containing protein, producing the protein QMIWWSIQQLKARKPESRIAAAEKLAASEKPEAIEALAEAANDSEASVRQAITVALGRFKDERVVIPLTGLLNDMAPEVRAAAATALGDIDAKCAEKPLISSLKDQNDKVRQAAAKALDKLGWQPQSSEERAVHSIAIGRYMQAAQEGETAFFPLVSVLKGDTYHQRKAAIEALSRLDDSRSLRPLISALKDSDSHVRVSAIEAIGRQASPEAIDALIVALKDEFPPARTAAAEALGRSGGAKALVPLTVALRDKSWDVRRASVEALGRLGDARALEPLVALFKDKDPDVRMATVRALSTLKDPRAIPALIVTLTDDQRQVREAALDALQRLDPQWDRSDAAQQVVPELENAHRSREYWVRQAASDVLARIAQARSDSQALEGEPNAVLVEAPVVVQLLAGLLRDGDRDFRLAAAEALGRLGDHRTSKVLEEAREDIDPWVKHAADRAYEEVQERGRARAER
- a CDS encoding HDOD domain-containing protein, which translates into the protein MKRRLLLLGDGPRGLQNLKSLASGLGPSWEVVGSASLPEAQAHLGQGSFDAIVTEVRIAGASGLQFLNQVTELHPRTQRFLLADLSDKQAVTKCVGTSHHYLATPCDPQTLRAALDRASSLEVWLTNERVKKFIGQMQKLPSIPSLYFQVVKELQSPTSSLETIGNLIAKDLVMTAKLLQLINSAVFGLRRQIANPTEAVLCLGAETTKSVLLLAHTFSYFDKIKSSSFSVDSLWEHALSTGSTARLIAQHSGASPETVEEAFTAGLLHDIGKLVIACNLTTDYIKVIHAAHHEKKAIWLMEEATFSLTHAEVGACVLGIWGLPVSIVEAVALHHYPSRFLSKSFSALTAVHVANAWDQELRAKGKVESQMLPEVDVAYLQELGLADQLPLWREACKMPPIKEKNEAERQTEVIPAGAIAA
- a CDS encoding response regulator, with translation MPPIAANKRRVLFVDDEIPFLEIIGEAMQAYSRGAWQIELASNTSKALTILQSGPVHLVVVDIQMPVVDGIQFLKLLKRKYPSIPRVILTGHLEPDHQAACQSHGAELILEKPGTPEGLEVVHSALDELAQWQPESGFQGVLKKVGLQDVLQMECLARSSLILEISANGETGQIFIEQGAIVHSQVGDLKGEPAFNQLLGLSGGQFNLKPFSEPPERTISGSWEFLLMEAARMKDEILNAEAEQAEAARVAELPPAGDRTPSAQTQSATESSTDFIVVSEGATETEILSQMTAAGLTGLAMSDTSFGTESFVQDSVPPEATPPAPPRIEEFVITTGRGEVIHDFQCDRPEERLQFMEFVRQKSRQVCQGLPVGDFERLELEGLEARMVVRTEGEHVYLLRALRERPGVQVEPSHV